The region CCGGGGAACAGGTGCGAGAAGAACCTCTCGCAGTCTCTAAGGAAGGAGCGTTCGCTCTCCACTCCCCGCAACTGCTGGAAGAGTGCCAGAGTGATGACCTCCGAGTCCGAGAGACGCTTGAGAGACTCGTAACGCCTTCCTTTTAGGGTTGAGAAGCCGGTAGGCGTCATCGGTGAGGCAGAAAAGCACGATCACGGCATCTTCCGTGCGAGCGAGGCGTGGGGTATGGTGGGGTTGGGACATCCGATGCTCCTTTGGTCGGGAAGTTTCCGGATGGCCTTCTTTCTATCTCATAAAACCTTGCAACACTCATCTAGAAAGAAGGGTCTCGTCCTCCGAGATGGCTGGTGCCTAAAGTGAACCGATCGAAGAGGAGCAGACGATGGCCACAGATCATCGTAGGACGAACGCGCGGATGGCGCAAGAGGTCTTGCTGACCTTCAGCCATGAGATCGAACACTACCGGCCAAGGGCGCAAATAATCGCCGCCTCCATAGCGCCAATACGCGAGCCAATACGCTCCGCCATCGCCTCGCCGTGAAAGACAGCCGCTTTTTGAGCAGCACGAAGAGTCCTGAGTAGAGCTCCCACTTCTTCTTGCCCCTCACCCTTCCCGGTTCAGAGCCCCTTTTTTGCTCGCCTCTTCGAGGTAAGCTTCATCCCGCACCGCCTCGCCCACCATCAGTCCCAAGCCGTACGCCAGGAGCATCAGGGCCAGCGTGATCTCCAGCTGCACCCTCTTCTTGTTCATTACCTTCTCCATCCCGAGCAGGCTCTTGGCGTCTCTAAAGGTTTGCTCGATCTTCATCCTCTCTTCGTAGACCTCCACCAGCTCATCGGGCGGCAAGAAGTTGCCCATAACCCACAAAGGCTCCTTGCAACCCTTTCGCCAAACGCCGGCTACGTTCGCCTTCGTCTCCCCCCGGTAGTAGCAGCCCTCTATGTTCCGTTTTTCGCCTTTTTCGATCAGAAGGGGGATCTCTTCCCCGAGCTCATCGAAGAACTTCACCCCGCTTCCCTTGTTCAGCCTCACCACCCACTTACACTGCGCTTCCTCCAGCGCCTTCAGCCACGCCTGGGCCGAGAACTCCCGATCGAAGATGAGCGGCGTATCTCCCACCAGTTCCTCGATCTCCCAAAGGAGCTCGCGCCACCGGAGGTTGCGGCTGGTGACTTGCTCCTTTAGCGTCGCTTCCGAGTAGATCCCAAAGTGGAAGGGGATCGCTCTGCCCCTGTAGGGTTGGGCGAAAACCACCATCCAGAACCCCAAACTCTTGCCATCCGAAAGACGACCCACGTAGTCGGTTTTCTTGGCCTGGGGGCGCTCCATCTCGGTGGGATCGACCAAGACGAAAGGACTCTCGGGATCATAAAGTCTCATCAACGCTTTCTTGGCATCCAGCTTGGGAAGCACCCGGTCGATGGTGCGATAGTTGGCACCTTCCGAACTCTCGGAGAACACCTGTGACCAATCACTCTTGCGAGGAGATCGGCTCTCCAGGATCGACCACAGGATGCGGGCAGCTTTCTCCTCCTCACGGTCGAAGAGTTCTTCGGTGAAGGGCACGAGCTTTTCGGGACCGAACGGCAGTCGTCTCTGTTTGGTAGCCATGCCTCTTTTCTACCACTGTCTGAACTTACTGCCGAAGGTCACGTCTTGCTGGACAACCCAGATTTTTCCTCAGGGAGGTCGTCGAGGGGGTGCTCCAGGAGGTGCTCGAAGCGGAGATGACCGAGCACGTAGGCGCCGCTTTCCACGAGCGCACCGACGCCCGTAAGGGCCATCAGAGCCTTGTCTCCTCCCTGGCCGGCCGTCTGGACGCCGAACTCGCAGCCTGGCGGAGCCGACCGCTGCAAGCGCAAGCCTATCCCTATCTGTTGGCTGAGGCCCTTAATGCGAGAAGGTGCGGGTGGATGGGTGGGTGGTGAGCCAGGGGGTCCTGGTGGTCTCGGGTATGAGGGACGACGGCTTCAGGGAGATCTTGGCGGTGGAGATTGCAGATACCGAGAGCGAAGCGACCTACCAGAGGAGCTGTTCCGCTCCCTCAAAGCTCGTGGCCTAAAAGGCGCGGAGCTGGTGGTCTCAGACGATCATGAGGGTCTAAAGAGCGCCGTGGAGCGCCACTTCCAGGGGGGCAAGCTGGCAGCGGTGCCAGGTCCACTACGCCAGGAACCTCCTGGGGATGGTGGGCCATGCCAGACGCAAGGAGCTTTCAGAAGGTCTCTGCGCGGGGTGTGTTCGCTGCACCGCGCAGGGAGGTGGCCCTGCACCTCGCTCCCGAGTTGGCAACACGGTGGCGCACGAGCCACCCCAGAGTCGCTGAGCATCTCGAAGAGCACATCGAGGAGGAGTGCCTCAGCTGCCTGACCTTTCCGGAGAGCCATCGGGAGCGCATCCGCACCACCAATGGGTTGGAGTGCCTCAACCAGGAGATAAAGCGCAGAGGACGCGGGTGGTGAGGATCTTCCCCAACCGGGAGTCTTGCTTGCGGTTGGCTACGGCGTTGGCGGTCGAGCAATCGGAGGAGTGGGTTACGGGCAGACGCTACCCAAACATAGTGGAGGAGCTGCGCGAGCATCGGCGTTCAGAGGAGTGCGAGGCTCTGAGGAGGTGATGCTCATGGAGTGATGAGCAGAATCGCCCTCTTGGAGGAAATTACAGAAACTTCGGGACTTGCCCAGGTGTGGTTCTAGAGCGTCTTGCAACACAGTTGGAAGGCAGAGCAGAAACTTAAGGCGCCGTTGCGAAGAGTTAGGGGACATATCCGCGAAGCTTTACTAGAAACAGCGCTAGGCTGGGCGCTCGAGTCCACGACGGTTGATGATGCCCAGGGGTTTCTTCGAACGCCGCGGTTACCGAGACTAGGCTCAGCTTCCTATAAACAGACGCTCTGAGAGACTTCGCCGCTCATCCAAGCCGCTAAAACGCAGAAGTTTTGGAGGCTCCGAAGATTAGTGCTGTTGGCTCCGAGACACTATCGAGTGCGGGTAAACCGTAGTTTTTGGATGTGATATATTGGTTACTCTGATGAGCGATCAAATAGACTAGATAGGCGCAGGCATAAGAACTGGGGGAACCCATGCCGGTACCCGAGCCGACAAAGAAGCTGAACAAAACCCTTATGCGGGAGGAGGTGTACTCGACACTCAAAGAATGGATATTGGATGGCACCCTTAAGCCAAAAGAGAAGTTGAGAGATACAGAATTAGCGAGGGCTCTGGGGGTCAGCCGCATGCCCGTCCGAGAGGCCTTGCGCCGGCTAGAGGACGAGGGTCTGGTCGAGACGGCCACCAACCGCTGGACCCGAGTTGCCACGGTAGACGTGAGCCAGGCCAAGAGGATATACCCGATCCTGATAGCTCTGGAATCTCTGGCGGTTTCCCTGGCTGCGCACCGGCTTGAAGAGCGAGATCTACGCCTTATGGAGGAAGCCAACGAGCGCCTGCGCAGGATGCTGCGTGCTGGGAAGGCCGTGGAAGCCTCGGAGGCCGACCGGGACTTCCACGAGGTTCTGATGAGTAGAACGGACAACCCCGACCTCATTAGGATCGTGGACGATCTCAAAGCCAAGCTGCGTCTTCTGGAGGTGGTCTACTTCGGTGGGAGCATAGTTGCCGAGCGCTCCGCCGAGGAGCACAAAGAGATACTGGCCGCCCTGCGAGAGGGCGACACCGGGCGCGCCAGCAGGGCCGTCGAAGACAACTGGCGCAACAGCCTGCAGAGGGTTCTCGAGCAGCTCGGCGGAGAGACGGGCCGGTAGCGCAGCCTAGCGATGCCCGCCGCGGGGGTGTCGGACAGCCTTCCAGAAGAACCCGTCATGTCCGGGGACGAGCCGCGCGTCGAGGTTCTCCGCCTCTCTCAACAGCCGACGCAGCGAATTATCCGCCCGCGGGACATCACCGGCGTCGGCGGTCCAGCCGGGCGGCACCCGGTCGTTGAGGTTCTCCGACAGGTCTGCGGCGTCCACGGCCAGGAGCCAGGTTCCCGACTCCGGAAGGTCTACGCGGTAGGACATGTGCCCCGGCGTGTGGCCGGGTGTGAAGAGAGCCCAAACGCCGGGGGCGAGCTCTGCGTCACCGTCAAGCTCGCGCCACAAGATGCGCTCGCTGACGTAGTCGGGAGCGTAGTACGCCTCGGCAATTCCCGCGCGCTCCCGGGCGAAGGAGAGCTCGCCGGCCTGCACAAACACGGGCACACCTGCAGCGGAGAGATGCTGCAGTCCGCCGGTGTGGTCGACGTGCAGGTGGCTCACCGCAGCCAGTGAGAAGTCCTCGGGACGCAGGCCTACCGCCTGCAGAGCTGCGAGAAACGGGTCCTCCCCCACGCCCCAGGGCTGCTCTCGTGAGGCGTAGATGCTCCGCCGAGACGTCTCATCCTCGAGCAGGCGGCGTCCGATCCCAGTCTCCAGCAAGACCCATCCCGCCGCCGTCTCGACCGCCGCCCCGATGATAGGGCACCAGATAATCTCGTCCGAAGCCCCACGCACCGAGATGGACTTCGGGGACGGCTCTGCGCCGTAGGTGAGCATGTACATCCTGCGCGCTGCACGCGCTCCCCTCACATTCATCCTGTCCTGTACGCCTCCAGCTTTTCTTCGTCCAGCTCTATACCGAGCCCCGGGCCTCCCGGCGCGTGCAAAAACCCGTCCCGATAGACGAAAGGCTCTGTAACGACATCATCGGCGTAGTAGCGGCCCGCGGTGCGATGGGGCCCGCCGGCGGGAGAGGTAACCGGGATCACCGAAGGCAGGGAGATGGCCGGGCAAGCGGTCGCCAGATGGACGTTTGCTGCGTTGCCCACGCCGCTCTCCAGAGAACCGTTGACATCGCACGGCAGGCCGAAGACCCCGGCAACCGTGGCGACACCCTTTGCCCGCAAGAGTCCCCCGGCCTTGGCGACGTAGACCGAGATAGCGTCCGCGGCCCCGTTGTTCGCCAGCTCGACGACGTCCTGGGGCTGCCAGGCGCTCTCGTCGGCGATAATCGTCGCGTCCACCGCTTCCGTGACAGCCGCCATCCCGGGCAGCCCTTCGGTGGGCTGCTCCACGCAGTCCGCTCCGGCATCCTCCAGGTTCCTGACGGCCCTTATAGCATCCTTCACGCCAAGACGCCGGTAACCCTGGTTGGCATCCACGCGCAGTAGCGCGTCCGGGCCGACGGCATCCCGGACCGCGTGGGTAACGCTGGCATCGCGGCCGGGATCCCCGCTTGCCTTTATCTGAAAGGCCGTGCAGCCGTCCTCCAGAGCAGCCAGCGCCTCCTCTACGGCCTCCTCCCTGTCCATCAGCCCTATCATGTGCGCCACGCGCACCCCGGAGCGGTACCTGCCGCCCAGCAGGTCGTAAGCTGGCAGTCCCGCAGCCTTGCCCTGGAGGTCGTAGAGCGCCATCTCGATGGCCGCCTTGGCGTAGAGGTGGCCGCGTATCGCCCCGTCCATCCTCTCGACGATCAGCTCTACGTCGAAGGGGCTCATCCCCGAGACAACGGGGCCGAGCACGTCGCGCACCACGTGCACGACGGTACCGGGGGTCTCCCCCGCATACCTGCTGAAGTCCCCACCCCAGTCGGGGAGCGGCGTTGCCTCACCGAGCCCCACGAGCCCTTCGTCGGTGTGGAGGCGCAGGATCACCCAGCGACCAAGGCTCCCTCTCAGCCCGCGCCACCTCCACTCCCGGCGCAGAGGGAGGGATATCGGGATGGTCTCGACGTCGGTTATCCGGATGCGCGTTGCGGCGGACATGAGAGCTACCAGTCTCGCTCCGGCAGCTCGACGCGGCGGCCGGAGACGAAGACCGCCCGCACCCCGGAGAGCCGGCCCGGCTGCGTTACGACCACGTCGGCCACCGCGCCCGGGACGATCCGGCCCCGGTCCGGGGCAAGGCGCGGAACGGCGTCGGCGGGGGCGGAGGTTGCTAGACGGACGCCCTCTTCGAGGGTTATGGCGCCGGCCTCGTGGGCCTTCTCGACCACAAGGAGCATCGGGTCCCAGAAGCCTCCGGCGTAGTCCGTGGAGATAAGGTCCACCAGACCGTCCGAGAGCAGGCGGAAGGTCACGTCCGGCGTGGGGTGGAACTCGCAGGTGGAGAAGGCGTCGCCGGACATAATGTCGACGAGCGCGCCCCTGCGGCGCAGTTCCTTCGCCCGGCGGGACGCTTCGTCAGGGTCCCAGATCTGGAAGTTGGAGTGGCCCGCGATCACGCGCTCCCCCAGCTCCTCCGCGGCCTGCGCCACGACCTCGAAGGTCCCCGGGGTGTGGTGGAGGATCAGGGGCTCGCTGAAGCCCTTCGCCGCGGCTACGGCCTCCTCCAGCGACTCGCGCGCCAGCCGCCGCCACTCCAGCGTCGCCTCGTGCAGCTCGAAGAAGGCGTCCGTCTCGCCCCTCCCGATGCCGTGCTCCTCCAGCAGCGCGCCCACGCGCCCGCGATCCGCCTTCTCGGCGGCAAAGCGCAGCTCGCGGGCCTGCTCCACCGTTACGCGGACGCCGTACCTGCCCGCGAGCGCCTCCGGGATAAGGGTGTAGTCCGGCCAGTGGGCGTCCACACCCGGCCCCGCCTCCCCTATGGCTGGCGCCCCTCTCTCCAGCATCTTCTCTACGGTCCAGCGGTGTCTCTCTCGAACCCCCCCGAAGGGGAACGGCCCCTCCGTGGCCCAGCGCAGGTGCGTGGGCGTGTGGAGGGTCGATACCTTCACCGTTACGGGATGGAAGCGGGAGGAAGCGACGGCCTCCTCAACGGTGGCGAAGCCGTCTACGTTGAGCGCGGTAGTAACGCCCTGAGTGAGCAAGCGGTCGAGGTTGGCCTTCACGCGGGCGTCGGGCAGGGGCGGCTCGCCGACGATCATCAGGGGCCCGCGGGTGAGGCCGTGGACGTGGTGGTTGACAAGACCGGGGAGCACGAAGCCCCCGCGGGCGTCTATGACCGGCGCGCCACGGTCGTAGTAGGGGGCGCGGCGATGTATTACCTCCGAGATAAGGTGGTCCTCAATCGCGACGGTTACGTTCTCGCGCGGCGGATTGCCGAGGCCGTCTATCAGGGTCCCATTCGTGATCAGGGTCCGCATCCGCTCCTCCTCAGGTCGCCAGCATCCCACCGTCTATAACGAGCGCCTCCCCCGTGATGTAGCTCGCTCCTTCTCCCGCGAGGAAGACGACCGCGGGCGCGACCTCCTCCGGGGTGCACTGCCGGCGGAGCGGGACGCCCCTCAGAACCTCCTCCTCGGCGCCCGCCCCCGCGTGCTCCCAGAACGGGCGGTTGAACGGGGTGTCCACCCACCCGGGACACACGCAGTTGACCCGGATGTTGTGCGGCGCGAGCTCGTCGGCCAGCGAGCGGGTCATGTTGACGAGCCCCCCCTTGGAGGCGTTGTAGGCGACGGAGCCGCGCGTGCCTCGCAGGCCCCCAGCGGAGGCCATAAAGATGATGGACCCACCCTCATGCCGCCTCATCACGGGGGCGGCATATTTGGTGAGCAGGAAGTTGGCGGTCAGGTTTATCCTCAGGTGTAGCTCGAACTCCTTCGTCGAGAGATCCTCCAGCGGCCTCGTACGGAGCAGCCCGGCGTTCCCGAAGACTACGTCGAGCCTGCCGTACTCCTCACCGGCGGCAGCGACGAGGGCGGCTATCTCCTCCTCCCCGCTCACGTCGCAGCGCCGGAAGGCCGCGTCTCCCCCCGCTGCCCTCACGGCCTCGACCGTCTCCGAGGCCCCCTCCTCGTTGATGTCGCCGATGAGCACGCAGGCGCCCTCCCGGGCGAAGAGCAGGGCCGTGGCTCGCCCTATGCCGGTCGCGCCGCCGGTTATGAGCGCCACCTTGCCTTCCAGGCCGCTCACGGTCCCACCGACCACCCGCCGTCCACCACGAGGCTCTGGCCGGTCATGTAGCCGGAGAGGCCGGAGGCCAGAAAGACGAAGGCGTCCGCGATCTCGCGGGGGCTCGCCATCCGGCCGAGGGGGATGCGTGAGATCATCTCCTCCTCCAACTCCCCGGCCTCCATGCCGCGCAGCCCGGCTCTCCGCTCAAAGAGGCCGGACATCATCTCCGTGTCCACCTGCCCGGGGCACACGGCGTTTACCAGTATGCCGTGCGGCGCGAGCTCGGCGGCCAGCGACTCGACGAGCCCGATGGTCCCGAACTTCGACGCCGAGTAGGCGGCGTTCTCCCTCCCGCCACGCCGCCCGAAGAGCGATGAGGTAACGACGATCCTGCCCCCGCGGCCGCGCTCGACCATCCCGCGTGCGAACGCCTTGCAGGTGAGGAAAGCACCCGTGAGGTTGACCGCCAGAACCCTCTCCCACGCCTCCCTGGAGGTCTGCAACACCGGGGCCAGGTACAGAACCCCGGCATTAGCCACCAAGACGTCTACGCCGCCGAGCCGCTCGTTGCAGATCCGGGCGGCCTCTTCAACAGAGGCTTCATCGGCGACGTTGACGTGCAGCTCAAAGGCTTCGTGCCCGGCATCCTGCAGCCTGCGCGCGGCTTCCGAGACTTCCTCCCGACAAACGTCCCCGAGCGCCACGACCGCTCCTTCTTCGCAAAAACGCTCGGCCACAGCGAAGCCTATCCCCCGAGCGCTGCCGGTGACAAAGGCCCTCTTCCCCTCCAGCAGGCCGCTCAAGATCCGTCGTCTATGCGGGCGATAACGGTTCCAACCTCCACGGTCTGCCCTTCCTGAACCAGAACCGCCTTTAGAACGCCGGATCTGGGAGCTTCAAGATCCGTATCTACCTTTTCGGTCTCCACTATGGCGATCGGTTCTCCCTCCACCACCCTGTCTCCCGGCTTCTTGAGCCACCGGGAGATCGTCCCATCCTGCATCGTCATGCCCCACTTGGGCAGCTCGACATCGTACAAACCAGCTCCCTTCTGGATTCTAAGCCCGGGTGCGAGTCGCGAGGGTGGACTCGACGGCAGCCCGGATCTTCTCTTCATCCACCAGCACCCGCTTCTCCAGCACCGGCGAGAACGGCACGGGTACGTCCTCCCAGGCAACCCTGCGCGGTGCCGTCTTGAGAGAGTCGAACGCCTCCTCGGAGACGAAGGCGGCGATCTCGCTCGCCGCGCTGCACGTCATGCGGGCGTTGTCGCAGACGACGAGCCGCCCGGTCTTACGCACGGAGTCCAGAATGGTCTTTTTGTCCATCGGCACTAGCGTGCGCGGGTCCACCACCTCGACCGAGATGCCGTCCCTCTCCATCTCCCCCGCTACCTTCAGGGCACGATTCACGAGCGCGCCGATGGCGACCACCGTAACGTCCTCGCCCTCACGCTTTACCTCGGCCTCGCCGATGGGGATGGAGTAGGGCTCTTCGGGAACCGGCCCTCTCGTCCCACCCAGGACGGCGTCCTGCAGGTAGATCACCGGGTTGGGGTCGCGGATGGCGGAGATCATGAGGCCCTTGGCATCACACGGACTGGAGGGCATGACTATCTTGAGCCCGGCCACGTTCATGAGCATCGGGTGCGGGTTTTCGGAGTGCTGAGCAGCCGCGGAGCCGGAAGGCCCGGTGGCGGTGAAGTAGACGATCGGCAACGAGACCTGACCGCCGGACATGTACGGCAGCTTGGCGGCCTGGTTTGCGACCTGGTCCATCGCCACGTAGAAGAATGAGCCGACCATCAGGTCCACGACAGGCCGCAGCCCCGCCGCTGAGGCACCGATGCAGGCCCCAACAAAGGTCGCCTCGGAGATGGGGGTGTTGCGTACCCGCTCGGGCCCGAACTCCTCGATCAAACCCCTCGTCGCCCCGATGATGGAGCGGTCCACGTCCTCGCCGATGACTACCACGGTCTTGTCCTCGCGCATGGCGTCGCGCAGGCCCTCGTACATGGCCCGGATAAAGTAGAGCCGCCGGTCTGTGCTCAACGGTTCACCTCCTGCTGCAGCCTTGGCCTCTCGTCGTAGAAGAGGTGCATGAGCGCCTCCTCGGGGTCGGGATACGCGCTCTCCACCGCGAACCTGACGGCGTCCTCGATCCTCTCCTTCTCTTCGGCGTCCACCCTCTCTATCTCCTCTCGAGCGAACACCCCCTGCTCGACGAGGCGGGCCGCGAAGGTTGTGATAGGGTCCTTCCCTTTCCACTCTTCTATCTCCTCCTCCGGGCGGTAGGGACCGGAGAATGCCTCCTCACCCTCGTTGTGGCCATGCCAGCGGTACGTCCTGGCCTCGATGAGGCTCGGTCCCTCCCCCGCTCGCGCCCGTCCGACCGCCTCCGAGACCGCCTCGTGCACCGAGATCACGTCGTTGCCGTCCACCTGTACCGAAGGGATCCCGAAGGGGACGCCCCGGTCGGAGATCCGGCCAGCGGTAAGCTTCTCGGTGGGGGTCCACTCGGTGTAGCCGTTGTTCTCGCACAGAAAGATGACGGGCAGCTTCCAGATGGCCGCAAGGTTCATCCCCTCGAAGAAGACGCCCTGGTTTGATGCCCCATCCCCGAAGAAGCTCACCGTAACGGTGTCTCGCCCAAGCTGCCTGTCCCCCCACGCGGAGCCGACGGCTATGGGTATGCCGCCACCGACGATGCCGTTTGTGCCCATGATCCCGAGCGAGAAGTCCACGGTGTGCATGGAGCCGCCCTTGCCCCGGCAGTAGCCGGCCTCCTTGCCGAGCAACTCCGCCATCATGCGCGAGACGTCTGCGCCTTTGGCTATAACGTGCCCGTGGCCGCGGTGGGTCGACGTGATCCTGTCGTCCTCCCTAAGCGCCGAGCAAGCCCCGACCGCAACCGCCTCCTCGCCGATATACAGGTGAACAAACCCCGGTAGCTTCCCCCGCTTGAAGAGCTCCGCCAGCTTCTCCTCAAAACGCCGGATGCGCAGCATCAGCCGCAGCATCCCGACCAGCTTCTCTTCTCCAAGCAACCCAAGCCCTTCAAAACCCGACACCCAAAACCCTCCCTGCTTCCGTTCGTCCCAGCTGGCTCGAAAGCCCCAATAAAACACGCACTAAAAAGCACCTTCCAGCAGAACGGTTGTCTACCTTCTATCCTCCACATGGATGTAATATATTACATCTCAGATGGCATCTTGGTCAAGGGAAAGGAAACTGACCTTCAGCCATGAGATCGAACACTACCGGCCAAGGGCGCAAATAATCGCCGCCTCCATAGCGCCAATACGCGAGCCAATACGCTCCGCCATCGCCTCGCCGTGAAAGACAGCCGCTTTTTGAGCAGCACGAAGAGTCCTGAGTAGAGCTCCCACTTCTTCTTGCCCCTCACCCTTCCCGGTTCAGAGCCCCTTTTTTGCTCGCCTCTTCGAGGTAAGCTTCATCCCGCACCGCCTCGCCCACCATCAGTCCCAAGCCGTACGCCAGGAGCATCAGGGCCAGCGTGATCTCCAGCTGCACCCTCTTCTTGTTCATTACCTTCTCCATCCCGAGCAGGCTCTTGGCGTCTCTAAAGGTTTGCTCGATCTTCATCCTCTCTTCGTAGACCTCCACCAGCTCATCGGGCGGCAAGAAGTTGCCCATAACCCACAAAGGCTCCTTGCAACCCTTTCGCCAAACGCCGGCTACGTTCGCCTTCGTCTCCCCCCGGTAGTAGCAGCCCTCTATGTTCCGTTTTTCGCCTTTTTCGATCAGAAGGGGGATCTCTTCCCCGAGCTCATCGAAGAACTTCACCCCGCTTCCCTTGTTCAGCCTCACCACCCACTTACACTGCGCTTCCTCCAGCGCCTTCAGCCACGCCTGGGCCGAGAACTCCCGATCGAAGATGAGCGGCGTATCTCCCACCAGTTCCTCGATCTCCCAAAGGAGCTCGCGCCACCGGAGGTTGCGGCTGGTGACTTGCTCCTTTAGCGTCGCTTCCGAGTAGATCCCAAAGTGGAAGGGGATCGCTCTGCCCCTGTAGGGTTGGGCGAAAACCACCATCCAGAACCCCAAACTCTTGCCATCCGAAAGACGACCCACGTAGTCGGTTTTCTTGGCCTGGGGGCGCTCCATCTCGGTGGGATCGACCAAGACGAAAGGACTCTCGGGATCATAAAGTCTCATCAACGCTTTCTTGGCATCCAGCTTGGGAAGCACCCGGTCGATGGTGCGATAGTTGGCACCTTCCGAACTCTCGGAGAACACCTGTGACCAATCACTCTTGCGAGGAGATCGGCTCTCCAGGATCGACCACAGGATGCGGGCAGCTTTCTCCTCCTCACGGTCGAAGAGTTCTTCGGTGAAGGGCACGAGCTTTTCGGGACCGAACGGCAGTCGTCTCTGTTTGGTAGCCATGCCT is a window of Rubrobacter xylanophilus DSM 9941 DNA encoding:
- a CDS encoding transposase; amino-acid sequence: MATKQRRLPFGPEKLVPFTEELFDREEEKAARILWSILESRSPRKSDWSQVFSESSEGANYRTIDRVLPKLDAKKALMRLYDPESPFVLVDPTEMERPQAKKTDYVGRLSDGKSLGFWMVVFAQPYRGRAIPFHFGIYSEATLKEQVTSRNLRWRELLWEIEELVGDTPLIFDREFSAQAWLKALEEAQCKWVVRLNKGSGVKFFDELGEEIPLLIEKGEKRNIEGCYYRGETKANVAGVWRKGCKEPLWVMGNFLPPDELVEVYEERMKIEQTFRDAKSLLGMEKVMNKKRVQLEITLALMLLAYGLGLMVGEAVRDEAYLEEASKKGALNREG
- a CDS encoding transposase gives rise to the protein MLEAEMTEHVGAAFHERTDARKGHQSLVSSLAGRLDAELAAWRSRPLQAQAYPYLLAEALNARRCGWMGGW
- a CDS encoding transposase; translation: MDGWVVSQGVLVVSGMRDDGFREILAVEIADTESEATYQRSCSAPSKLVA
- a CDS encoding transposase; this translates as MFAAPRREVALHLAPELATRWRTSHPRVAEHLEEHIEEECLSCLTFPESHRERIRTTNGLECLNQEIKRRGRGW
- a CDS encoding GntR family transcriptional regulator: MPVPEPTKKLNKTLMREEVYSTLKEWILDGTLKPKEKLRDTELARALGVSRMPVREALRRLEDEGLVETATNRWTRVATVDVSQAKRIYPILIALESLAVSLAAHRLEERDLRLMEEANERLRRMLRAGKAVEASEADRDFHEVLMSRTDNPDLIRIVDDLKAKLRLLEVVYFGGSIVAERSAEEHKEILAALREGDTGRASRAVEDNWRNSLQRVLEQLGGETGR
- a CDS encoding N-acyl homoserine lactonase family protein, producing MLTYGAEPSPKSISVRGASDEIIWCPIIGAAVETAAGWVLLETGIGRRLLEDETSRRSIYASREQPWGVGEDPFLAALQAVGLRPEDFSLAAVSHLHVDHTGGLQHLSAAGVPVFVQAGELSFARERAGIAEAYYAPDYVSERILWRELDGDAELAPGVWALFTPGHTPGHMSYRVDLPESGTWLLAVDAADLSENLNDRVPPGWTADAGDVPRADNSLRRLLREAENLDARLVPGHDGFFWKAVRHPRGGHR
- a CDS encoding mandelate racemase/muconate lactonizing enzyme family protein, with product MSAATRIRITDVETIPISLPLRREWRWRGLRGSLGRWVILRLHTDEGLVGLGEATPLPDWGGDFSRYAGETPGTVVHVVRDVLGPVVSGMSPFDVELIVERMDGAIRGHLYAKAAIEMALYDLQGKAAGLPAYDLLGGRYRSGVRVAHMIGLMDREEAVEEALAALEDGCTAFQIKASGDPGRDASVTHAVRDAVGPDALLRVDANQGYRRLGVKDAIRAVRNLEDAGADCVEQPTEGLPGMAAVTEAVDATIIADESAWQPQDVVELANNGAADAISVYVAKAGGLLRAKGVATVAGVFGLPCDVNGSLESGVGNAANVHLATACPAISLPSVIPVTSPAGGPHRTAGRYYADDVVTEPFVYRDGFLHAPGGPGLGIELDEEKLEAYRTG
- a CDS encoding amidohydrolase family protein, whose translation is MRTLITNGTLIDGLGNPPRENVTVAIEDHLISEVIHRRAPYYDRGAPVIDARGGFVLPGLVNHHVHGLTRGPLMIVGEPPLPDARVKANLDRLLTQGVTTALNVDGFATVEEAVASSRFHPVTVKVSTLHTPTHLRWATEGPFPFGGVRERHRWTVEKMLERGAPAIGEAGPGVDAHWPDYTLIPEALAGRYGVRVTVEQARELRFAAEKADRGRVGALLEEHGIGRGETDAFFELHEATLEWRRLARESLEEAVAAAKGFSEPLILHHTPGTFEVVAQAAEELGERVIAGHSNFQIWDPDEASRRAKELRRRGALVDIMSGDAFSTCEFHPTPDVTFRLLSDGLVDLISTDYAGGFWDPMLLVVEKAHEAGAITLEEGVRLATSAPADAVPRLAPDRGRIVPGAVADVVVTQPGRLSGVRAVFVSGRRVELPERDW
- a CDS encoding SDR family NAD(P)-dependent oxidoreductase, with translation MSGLEGKVALITGGATGIGRATALLFAREGACVLIGDINEEGASETVEAVRAAGGDAAFRRCDVSGEEEIAALVAAAGEEYGRLDVVFGNAGLLRTRPLEDLSTKEFELHLRINLTANFLLTKYAAPVMRRHEGGSIIFMASAGGLRGTRGSVAYNASKGGLVNMTRSLADELAPHNIRVNCVCPGWVDTPFNRPFWEHAGAGAEEEVLRGVPLRRQCTPEEVAPAVVFLAGEGASYITGEALVIDGGMLAT
- a CDS encoding SDR family NAD(P)-dependent oxidoreductase, translating into MSGLLEGKRAFVTGSARGIGFAVAERFCEEGAVVALGDVCREEVSEAARRLQDAGHEAFELHVNVADEASVEEAARICNERLGGVDVLVANAGVLYLAPVLQTSREAWERVLAVNLTGAFLTCKAFARGMVERGRGGRIVVTSSLFGRRGGRENAAYSASKFGTIGLVESLAAELAPHGILVNAVCPGQVDTEMMSGLFERRAGLRGMEAGELEEEMISRIPLGRMASPREIADAFVFLASGLSGYMTGQSLVVDGGWSVGP
- a CDS encoding biotin/lipoyl-containing protein, which translates into the protein MYDVELPKWGMTMQDGTISRWLKKPGDRVVEGEPIAIVETEKVDTDLEAPRSGVLKAVLVQEGQTVEVGTVIARIDDGS
- a CDS encoding alpha-ketoacid dehydrogenase subunit beta → MSTDRRLYFIRAMYEGLRDAMREDKTVVVIGEDVDRSIIGATRGLIEEFGPERVRNTPISEATFVGACIGASAAGLRPVVDLMVGSFFYVAMDQVANQAAKLPYMSGGQVSLPIVYFTATGPSGSAAAQHSENPHPMLMNVAGLKIVMPSSPCDAKGLMISAIRDPNPVIYLQDAVLGGTRGPVPEEPYSIPIGEAEVKREGEDVTVVAIGALVNRALKVAGEMERDGISVEVVDPRTLVPMDKKTILDSVRKTGRLVVCDNARMTCSAASEIAAFVSEEAFDSLKTAPRRVAWEDVPVPFSPVLEKRVLVDEEKIRAAVESTLATRTRA